GAAGAAGAAAATCCATGCCTATGGCATGGGAGAGGTTCGCGAACTCCCTCTATAAGACTTGACCATGTGATGGTCAGTATAAGTCTTGCGTACACGTTGCGGTCACCATGCAACTATGTACGTAAAAAACTAAGGACACTTACTCTTACCTGCTTTTTTGAAGCGGTTATCGAGAAGGTGTGTTTTTTGATGGATGCCAGTTCATGAACTTCTCTGTTCTTCCGACACTCTATGCCTATGTGCATGGTTTGATCTCAAGAAGATAGAGAGGTTTTTTTATGTTGAACGAAGAAAAAGCAGTCGTTGTATTCAGCGGCGGTCAGGATAGTACCACGTGTCTGTTCTGGGCCAAACAACAGTTTGCCGAAGTCGAGGTTGTTACGTTTGATTATGGTCAGCGCCACAAGCTGGAGATTGAATGTGCAGCCGAGATCGCTCGTGATCTGGGTGTACAGCAAACGGTACTCGATATGAGCCTGTTAAATCAGCTTGCACCCAACGCGCTTACTCGCACGGATGTAGAGATTACCCATGAAGAAGGCGAACTGCCGAGTACATTTGTAGATGGACGAAATCTGCTGTTCCTCAGTTTTGCGGCCATTATGGCCAAGCAAAAAGGAGCACGTCATCTGGTTACAGGTGTATGTGAGACGGATTTCAGCGGATACCCGGATTGCCGGGATTCATTTGTGAAATCGATGAATGTGACACTTAATCTGTCGATGGACTATCCATTTGTCATTCACACCCCGCTCATGTGGCTAGACAAAGCCCAAACGTGGAAGATGGCCGATGATCTCGGTGCTTTTGATTATGTACGCGAGCGTACCCTGACCTGTTATAACGGCGTGATCGGCGATGGATGTGGAGATTGTCCCGCTTGCAAGCTGCGCAAAGCCGGACTGGATCGTTATGTACAGCAACGTACTGCTGCTGAATCGGCGGGAGTGGATGTACGATGAGAGAGCCGGGAACATTCCGTATTGTAGAGCATCTGCAACGCATCGGAGAAGATATTCTACCCACCCAGCTGCGCTACCACCGCAAACGTGTGCTTGTAAGCA
The nucleotide sequence above comes from Paenibacillus sp. W2I17. Encoded proteins:
- the queC gene encoding 7-cyano-7-deazaguanine synthase QueC; the encoded protein is MNEEKAVVVFSGGQDSTTCLFWAKQQFAEVEVVTFDYGQRHKLEIECAAEIARDLGVQQTVLDMSLLNQLAPNALTRTDVEITHEEGELPSTFVDGRNLLFLSFAAIMAKQKGARHLVTGVCETDFSGYPDCRDSFVKSMNVTLNLSMDYPFVIHTPLMWLDKAQTWKMADDLGAFDYVRERTLTCYNGVIGDGCGDCPACKLRKAGLDRYVQQRTAAESAGVDVR